Proteins encoded by one window of Agrobacterium vitis:
- a CDS encoding 3-oxoacid CoA-transferase subunit B, protein MTIDTREDIKLSNAQIAWRAAQDIADGAYVNLGIGFPEMVAQYQPPGRQAIFHTENGILNFGEAPPEGEEDWDLINAGKKAVTLKPGAAFFHHADSFAMVRGGHLDVAILGAYQVAQNGDLANWRVGSKGVPAVGGAMDLVHGAKQVFVITEHVSKKGEFKLLDKCTFPLTGVGCITRVYTSHAVIDIAKGHFVVREMLAAMTLDELQAMTGAKLHVDGPIADLTVPAL, encoded by the coding sequence ATGACAATAGACACCCGCGAAGACATCAAGCTTTCGAATGCCCAGATTGCCTGGCGCGCAGCTCAGGACATTGCCGACGGCGCCTACGTCAATCTCGGCATCGGCTTTCCCGAAATGGTGGCGCAATATCAGCCGCCGGGCCGTCAGGCTATTTTCCACACGGAAAACGGCATCCTGAATTTCGGCGAAGCCCCTCCGGAAGGTGAGGAAGACTGGGATCTGATCAACGCAGGCAAAAAGGCAGTGACGCTGAAGCCGGGCGCTGCATTTTTCCACCATGCCGACAGCTTTGCCATGGTGCGCGGCGGCCATCTGGATGTCGCCATTCTCGGCGCCTATCAGGTCGCGCAAAATGGTGATCTCGCCAATTGGCGGGTCGGCAGCAAGGGTGTGCCTGCCGTGGGCGGCGCCATGGATCTGGTGCATGGCGCAAAACAGGTTTTCGTCATCACCGAACATGTCAGCAAGAAGGGCGAGTTCAAGCTTTTGGACAAATGCACCTTCCCGTTGACCGGCGTTGGCTGCATTACCCGTGTCTATACCAGCCACGCGGTGATCGATATCGCCAAGGGCCATTTCGTGGTGCGCGAAATGCTCGCCGCCATGACGCTGGACGAATTGCAGGCAATGACTGGCGCAAAGCTGCATGTCGATGGGCCAATTGCCGATCTCACCGTACCCGCGCTTTGA
- a CDS encoding sensor histidine kinase, translating into MTGVAYSLRRRLLGWLLLSTALIGAVALIDTYYEAVKTADTVSDRVLAGSALAIAERVIVSENGELAVDIPYVALEMLTSGAQDRVFYRVDGPGGSFITGYQNLPTVSDFQGQSAVYMDAAFRDEPIRIAALQRSASTGIDSLPFVVTVAETTIARNQLTQAILLRSALRLLLMIAGAGAIVWVAVTYSLRPLYRLGEAISERSPNDLHPIEQSVPREVENLVETVNSFMVRLQSALDALRHFTGNASHQLRTPLAIIRTQLALSARATNIEDAQSAARKGDEALAHAEHILAQLLLMARVDAVGSNDRQIPPRIDLAHLSQAITAEHVPRAADAGIDLGFEGQDGPAFVLAEPLLIGELLSNLIANALAYAGHGAEVTVRIREDTQNVILSVEDNGPGIAPERRDIVRQRFARGEQNPSPGLGLGLPIVEEIANLFNAKLTLQDTSEGRGLTVSVTFPKAAKAAHA; encoded by the coding sequence ATGACCGGGGTCGCCTACTCGCTCCGTCGTCGTTTGCTGGGCTGGCTGTTGCTATCGACTGCACTCATTGGCGCAGTCGCTCTGATCGACACCTATTATGAGGCGGTCAAAACTGCCGATACCGTCTCCGATCGGGTTCTGGCCGGGTCGGCCTTGGCGATTGCTGAACGGGTCATTGTTTCTGAAAATGGTGAGTTGGCGGTCGATATTCCCTATGTAGCGCTGGAAATGCTAACATCAGGGGCGCAGGACCGGGTCTTCTACCGCGTCGATGGTCCAGGGGGCAGTTTCATCACCGGCTACCAGAACCTGCCGACCGTTTCTGATTTCCAGGGGCAATCGGCTGTGTATATGGACGCAGCTTTTCGCGACGAACCGATCCGCATCGCGGCCCTGCAACGGTCGGCCTCGACCGGCATCGATTCTCTTCCCTTCGTGGTCACCGTGGCTGAGACGACAATTGCGCGCAATCAGCTCACCCAGGCCATTCTGTTGCGTTCAGCGTTGCGACTGCTATTGATGATCGCCGGTGCTGGCGCCATTGTCTGGGTCGCCGTCACCTATTCTCTACGCCCGCTCTACCGACTGGGAGAGGCCATTTCCGAGCGCAGTCCGAACGATCTGCATCCTATCGAGCAATCCGTTCCCCGCGAAGTCGAAAACCTCGTTGAAACCGTCAATTCCTTCATGGTCCGGCTACAATCGGCGCTGGATGCGCTTCGTCATTTCACCGGCAATGCCAGCCACCAGTTGCGAACGCCGCTGGCGATCATTCGCACGCAACTGGCGCTTTCTGCCCGCGCCACAAACATTGAGGATGCACAGTCAGCGGCGCGCAAGGGCGATGAGGCTCTTGCCCATGCCGAGCATATTCTGGCGCAACTGCTGTTGATGGCCCGTGTCGATGCCGTTGGCTCCAACGACCGGCAAATACCGCCCCGGATCGATCTTGCTCATCTGTCACAAGCGATCACCGCCGAACATGTGCCACGCGCCGCCGATGCCGGTATCGATCTTGGGTTCGAGGGCCAGGACGGTCCTGCTTTCGTGCTAGCTGAACCCTTGCTGATCGGGGAGTTACTCAGCAATCTGATCGCCAATGCCCTGGCCTATGCCGGGCATGGCGCAGAAGTCACGGTGCGCATCCGAGAGGATACGCAGAACGTGATCCTGTCCGTCGAAGACAATGGTCCGGGCATCGCCCCCGAACGGCGCGACATCGTGCGCCAAAGGTTCGCCCGGGGAGAGCAGAACCCCTCCCCGGGTCTCGGACTGGGCCTGCCGATCGTTGAGGAAATAGCCAATCTCTTTAACGCCAAACTCACGCTTCAAGACACATCCGAGGGACGCGGCCTGACGGTATCGGTCACATTTCCCAAGGCGGCAAAAGCAGCACACGCATAA
- a CDS encoding Bug family tripartite tricarboxylate transporter substrate binding protein — MKQFILATILAGAMALPAAATDYTIIAPANPGGGWDQTARSLQTVMQKEGISKRVQVQNVPGAGGTIGLAQFASQQKGKSNALIVGGYVMVGAILTNNAPVTLKDVTPIARLTGEYEAVVVPASSPIKNAADLVAALKADPAKVSWAGGSAGGVDHIAVGLIAKAAGVDPTKINYIAYSGGGEALAAILGAQVTAGISGYGEFESQVKSGTLRLIAISSAERIAGIDAPTLKESGLDVVVENWRMVAAAPGLSAEQKAAVSADIEKLAKSEGWKDVLKTKGWQDTYLAGDAFNAQLDKDIAATSTILKDIGLVK; from the coding sequence TTGAAACAGTTCATTCTCGCCACCATCCTGGCCGGAGCCATGGCACTGCCGGCTGCTGCGACTGATTACACCATTATCGCACCTGCCAATCCCGGCGGCGGCTGGGACCAGACTGCCCGCTCCCTCCAGACTGTCATGCAGAAGGAAGGCATCTCGAAGCGGGTTCAGGTCCAGAATGTGCCTGGTGCCGGCGGTACCATTGGTCTTGCCCAGTTTGCCAGTCAGCAAAAGGGCAAATCCAATGCCCTGATCGTCGGCGGCTATGTCATGGTGGGCGCAATCCTGACTAACAATGCACCCGTCACATTGAAGGATGTCACACCGATTGCCCGCCTGACCGGCGAATATGAGGCGGTCGTGGTTCCTGCTTCCTCACCGATCAAGAATGCTGCGGATCTGGTGGCCGCGCTGAAGGCAGATCCGGCCAAGGTGTCCTGGGCTGGCGGTTCTGCCGGCGGTGTCGATCATATCGCGGTTGGCCTGATCGCCAAGGCCGCTGGGGTCGATCCGACCAAGATCAACTATATCGCCTATTCCGGCGGCGGCGAAGCATTGGCGGCTATTCTGGGAGCACAGGTGACCGCTGGTATTTCCGGCTATGGCGAATTTGAATCCCAGGTCAAGTCGGGAACGCTGCGGCTGATCGCCATTTCAAGCGCCGAGCGGATCGCTGGCATTGACGCGCCGACATTGAAAGAATCCGGTCTCGACGTTGTGGTCGAAAACTGGCGCATGGTGGCTGCCGCTCCTGGACTGTCGGCAGAACAGAAAGCAGCCGTTTCAGCCGATATTGAGAAGCTGGCCAAGTCCGAGGGCTGGAAAGACGTGCTGAAGACCAAGGGCTGGCAGGATACCTATCTGGCTGGCGATGCTTTCAATGCGCAGCTTGACAAGGATATCGCCGCGACCTCGACAATCCTCAAAGATATCGGTCTGGTGAAATGA
- a CDS encoding glycerol dehydrogenase encodes MTSRGYGGPLRYVQGPGVIDEIGLYIAPLSNSALIVIDEFFWDTLRPEVEKNLDAHGVKSHFMKFCGESTDKEVERAVSLGKTAGAGVVVGIGGGKALDTAKISALHIGARTVTVPTIASTDSPTSALGVIYSEDGVYDRVVRCGRNPDVVLVDSALIIKAPVRFLVSGMGDALSTWYEARSNFESHSNNYIGDGYATTAAGAAIARRCHEVLMRDGRAAYAAAIDGKLTPAVENIIEANTLLSGLGFENCGVSGAHGIHDALTVLEPTHHFFHGEKVAFGIIGLLVLENRSLDEINEAIDFCQDLKLPTMLGDLGLETVTAEDLLKVGEIAMAPASVIHSVPVKLNPRLIADCIWTASKLAETRKQSRMGRML; translated from the coding sequence ATGACGTCAAGAGGCTATGGCGGACCGCTGCGATATGTTCAGGGGCCGGGTGTCATCGATGAGATCGGGCTTTACATTGCGCCGCTGTCAAACTCGGCGCTGATCGTCATCGATGAGTTTTTCTGGGATACTCTTCGCCCGGAAGTGGAGAAAAACCTTGATGCTCATGGGGTGAAAAGCCACTTCATGAAATTTTGCGGCGAATCCACGGATAAGGAAGTCGAGCGGGCCGTGAGCCTCGGCAAAACCGCTGGCGCTGGCGTCGTTGTCGGGATTGGTGGCGGTAAGGCGCTCGATACAGCCAAGATTTCAGCACTTCATATTGGTGCGCGCACGGTGACGGTCCCGACCATCGCTTCGACGGATTCTCCGACCAGTGCGCTTGGCGTGATTTACAGCGAGGACGGCGTTTACGATCGGGTGGTGCGTTGCGGTCGCAATCCGGATGTGGTCCTGGTGGACAGCGCTCTGATCATCAAGGCGCCCGTCCGGTTTCTGGTTTCGGGCATGGGGGATGCCCTATCGACCTGGTATGAGGCGCGGTCCAATTTCGAAAGCCATTCGAATAATTATATCGGCGACGGCTATGCAACAACTGCAGCGGGCGCAGCGATTGCCCGGCGTTGCCATGAGGTCCTGATGCGCGATGGGCGGGCTGCCTATGCTGCCGCCATTGATGGCAAACTGACGCCAGCGGTGGAAAATATCATCGAGGCCAATACGCTTTTGAGCGGTCTTGGGTTTGAAAATTGCGGTGTCTCCGGCGCGCACGGCATCCATGATGCGCTGACCGTGCTGGAGCCGACCCATCATTTCTTCCACGGCGAAAAAGTCGCCTTCGGTATTATCGGTCTGTTGGTGCTGGAAAATCGGTCGCTGGACGAGATCAACGAGGCGATCGATTTCTGCCAGGACCTGAAATTGCCGACCATGCTTGGCGATCTCGGGTTGGAGACGGTGACAGCGGAAGACCTGCTGAAAGTCGGTGAGATTGCCATGGCCCCAGCCAGCGTCATTCACTCCGTTCCGGTGAAGCTTAATCCGCGTCTGATTGCAGACTGCATCTGGACAGCGAGTAAACTGGCCGAGACCCGCAAGCAGTCGAGAATGGGGAGGATGCTTTGA
- a CDS encoding tripartite tricarboxylate transporter TctB family protein: MSSGLTPLNNEKRRPDWAALAIAVCLVAIAGVILWDSARLGAVAGYSPVGPATVPYAIAICLIGLAIWTVFEAWRGEFPEREKQEIAPVIWVVGGLAAQMLLLDVAGFSIATGLLFAATARAFGKRKLWFSIPIGIALSLAVWLVFAGLLQLSLPAGPLENLFF; encoded by the coding sequence ATGAGCAGTGGCTTGACCCCCTTGAACAACGAAAAGCGCCGCCCCGATTGGGCGGCGCTTGCAATCGCGGTCTGTCTCGTTGCCATTGCCGGTGTCATTCTGTGGGACTCTGCCCGGCTCGGCGCTGTGGCAGGCTATTCGCCTGTCGGCCCTGCGACCGTTCCCTATGCCATCGCGATCTGTTTGATCGGTCTTGCGATCTGGACCGTGTTCGAGGCATGGCGCGGTGAGTTTCCAGAGCGCGAAAAGCAGGAAATCGCCCCGGTGATATGGGTCGTGGGTGGTCTTGCCGCGCAGATGCTTCTGCTCGATGTTGCGGGCTTCTCCATTGCGACCGGCCTGCTTTTTGCTGCTACGGCCAGGGCCTTCGGCAAACGTAAATTGTGGTTCTCGATACCAATAGGCATAGCGCTCAGCCTTGCTGTCTGGCTGGTCTTTGCTGGCCTATTGCAATTGTCGCTGCCCGCCGGGCCGCTGGAAAATCTGTTTTTCTGA
- a CDS encoding DUF475 domain-containing protein gives MSTATPSHSVLSYFKWAFIVTIAGLALGAWLGWNMTGTLGGMASVFFICTVLAVLEISLSFDNAIVNANKLKEMTPVWQQRFLTWGILIAVFGMRIVFPLAIVAIAAQIGPIEALKLAAAEPAEYARIMNEAHLPIAAFGGTFLMMVGLNYFFDQEKDVHWIAFIEKHMARYASIKGIEVAFVLVLILLFSSFLEGAEAITFLYSAIYGLLTFLAVELVGGLLDASQQTMSAAAKGGLGAFIYLEVLDASFSFDGVIGAFALTQNLFVIAIGLGIGAMYVRSMTIMLVEKGTLAEYRYLEHGAFYAILILSVIMYCQTLVHIPEVVTGLGGAALIGISLWSSIRYNKREHQND, from the coding sequence ATGAGCACGGCAACCCCTTCCCATTCCGTTCTCAGCTATTTCAAATGGGCCTTTATCGTCACCATTGCAGGTCTTGCACTCGGTGCCTGGCTCGGCTGGAACATGACAGGCACGCTTGGTGGCATGGCCAGTGTGTTCTTCATCTGCACCGTCCTTGCCGTTCTGGAAATCTCGCTGTCCTTCGACAATGCTATTGTCAATGCGAACAAGCTGAAGGAAATGACCCCGGTCTGGCAACAACGCTTCCTGACCTGGGGTATCCTGATTGCCGTGTTCGGCATGCGGATCGTGTTTCCGCTGGCAATCGTCGCCATCGCGGCACAGATCGGCCCAATCGAAGCACTGAAACTGGCAGCCGCTGAACCGGCGGAATACGCCAGAATCATGAATGAAGCGCATCTGCCGATTGCTGCTTTCGGCGGCACATTCCTGATGATGGTTGGTCTCAACTACTTTTTCGATCAGGAAAAGGACGTCCATTGGATCGCCTTTATCGAAAAGCATATGGCGAGATACGCAAGCATCAAGGGCATTGAAGTTGCCTTCGTCCTGGTGCTAATCCTGCTGTTTTCGTCTTTCCTGGAGGGAGCGGAAGCGATTACCTTCCTTTACAGCGCTATCTATGGCCTGTTGACCTTCCTTGCCGTCGAATTGGTCGGCGGTCTCCTTGATGCCTCCCAGCAAACGATGAGTGCTGCGGCCAAGGGTGGCCTGGGCGCTTTCATCTATCTTGAAGTGCTGGACGCCAGCTTCTCCTTCGACGGTGTCATTGGTGCGTTTGCGCTCACGCAAAACCTGTTCGTAATTGCCATCGGCCTTGGCATCGGCGCCATGTATGTTCGCTCGATGACCATCATGCTGGTCGAAAAAGGCACGCTCGCGGAATACCGCTATCTGGAACACGGCGCTTTCTACGCGATCCTGATCCTCTCGGTGATCATGTATTGCCAGACGCTGGTGCATATTCCCGAAGTGGTTACCGGTCTCGGCGGTGCGGCACTGATCGGCATCTCGCTTTGGTCATCGATCCGTTACAACAAACGCGAACACCAGAACGACTGA
- a CDS encoding tripartite tricarboxylate transporter permease, whose protein sequence is MSTFEFLMQGLVVAMQPMNLFYALIGVTLGTAVGVLPGIGPALTVALLLPVTYQLDPAGSLIMFAGIYYGGMYGGSTTSILLNTPGESASIVTALEGNKMARAGRGGPALATAAIGSFVAGLLATIGLALVATTIVKLALVFGPREYFALMVLAFVTVSSAFGDSALRGLTSLFIGFTLAIVGIDQLTGQTRMSFGVPDLLDGVEVTTLAVAMFAIGETLYIVAQGNLGPDKIEAVKGSVWMSAQDWARSWKPWLRGTAIGFPIGAMPAGGAEIGTFLSYATEKKLTKYPEEFGNGAIEGVAGPEAANNASAAGTLVPLLTLGLPTTATAAIMLAGFQQFGLQPGPLLFATNPQLVWGLIASLLIANFMLLVLNLPLIGLWVKLLTIPKPWLYAGILLFATLGTIGANPSVFELGMLLAFGILGYVMRIFGYPIAPVVIGLILGPLAEQQLRRALAIGQGDFTVLFMSPIAVGLFLIAAAAFFIPLIMRIRGRGQVLSQLAANED, encoded by the coding sequence ATGAGTACTTTTGAATTCCTGATGCAGGGTCTTGTGGTTGCAATGCAACCGATGAACCTGTTCTATGCCTTGATCGGGGTGACGCTTGGCACCGCCGTTGGCGTGTTGCCGGGTATCGGACCCGCATTGACCGTGGCGCTGCTGCTGCCCGTGACCTACCAGCTCGATCCTGCTGGCTCGCTGATCATGTTTGCTGGCATCTATTACGGCGGCATGTATGGCGGCTCGACCACGTCGATCCTACTCAATACGCCGGGCGAAAGTGCTTCGATTGTCACGGCGTTGGAGGGCAACAAGATGGCCCGGGCCGGGCGCGGCGGGCCCGCTTTGGCGACGGCTGCCATCGGCTCTTTCGTGGCCGGGCTTCTGGCAACGATTGGTCTTGCGCTTGTCGCCACGACGATCGTCAAGCTTGCCCTGGTGTTTGGCCCGCGCGAATATTTTGCGCTGATGGTGCTTGCCTTCGTGACCGTGTCCTCTGCGTTTGGTGACTCTGCATTGCGGGGATTAACCTCACTTTTCATTGGTTTCACACTGGCGATTGTCGGCATCGACCAGCTGACAGGCCAGACCCGGATGAGTTTCGGCGTTCCGGATCTCTTGGATGGGGTCGAGGTTACGACGCTGGCAGTTGCCATGTTTGCGATTGGCGAGACCTTGTACATCGTCGCCCAGGGCAATCTTGGCCCGGACAAGATCGAAGCGGTCAAAGGTTCCGTCTGGATGAGCGCTCAGGATTGGGCACGGTCCTGGAAGCCGTGGTTGCGCGGCACAGCGATTGGGTTCCCGATTGGGGCCATGCCGGCTGGCGGCGCGGAGATCGGCACCTTCCTGTCTTACGCCACTGAAAAAAAGCTGACGAAATATCCTGAGGAATTTGGCAATGGTGCCATCGAAGGTGTGGCTGGTCCTGAAGCGGCCAACAATGCTTCGGCGGCAGGAACGCTGGTGCCGCTGCTGACGCTCGGCTTGCCGACCACGGCAACGGCGGCCATCATGCTGGCGGGTTTCCAGCAGTTCGGCCTTCAACCTGGCCCCTTGCTGTTTGCCACCAATCCGCAACTGGTCTGGGGTCTGATTGCCAGCCTGCTGATTGCCAATTTCATGCTGCTGGTTTTGAACCTGCCGTTGATTGGCCTCTGGGTGAAGCTGCTGACCATCCCGAAGCCCTGGCTTTATGCTGGCATCCTGCTGTTTGCCACACTCGGCACGATTGGTGCCAATCCCTCGGTGTTTGAGCTTGGCATGTTGCTGGCGTTTGGAATTCTCGGCTATGTCATGCGCATCTTCGGTTATCCGATTGCGCCTGTCGTTATCGGCCTCATTCTTGGTCCACTTGCCGAGCAGCAATTGCGCCGGGCGCTGGCGATAGGGCAGGGCGATTTCACGGTGCTCTTCATGTCGCCGATTGCTGTTGGTCTTTTCCTCATTGCCGCAGCGGCCTTCTTCATTCCGCTGATTATGAGGATTCGCGGAAGAGGGCAGGTTCTGTCGCAGCTTGCTGCCAACGAAGATTGA
- the pcaF gene encoding 3-oxoadipyl-CoA thiolase: MTEAFICDYIRTPIGRFGGALSSVRADDLGAVPLKALLAKHTNLDWEAVDDVIFGCANQAGEDNRNVARMSLLLAGLPVSVTGTTINRLCGSGMDAVIAAARAVKSGESELMIAGGVESMSRAPFVMPKAETAFSRNAEIYDTTIGWRFVNPLMKKQYGVDSMPETGENVAEDYKISREDQDAFAVRSQNKASEAQANGRLGQEITPVTIPQRKGDPVVVDKDEHPRATTIETLAKLGTPFKKEGGTVTAGNASGVNDGAAALIIASEAAARKYGLTPIARILGGATAGVPPRVMGIGPAPASQKLLDRLGLTQQQLDVIELNEAFASQGLATLRQLGIADDDPRVNRNGGAIALGHPLGMSGARITGTAALELSLSGGRYSLSTMCIGVGQGIAVALERV, from the coding sequence ATGACCGAAGCTTTTATCTGCGATTATATCCGCACGCCCATCGGCCGATTTGGCGGCGCACTTTCCTCCGTTCGCGCCGATGACCTTGGCGCGGTGCCGCTCAAGGCCCTCCTGGCAAAACACACCAATCTGGACTGGGAAGCAGTCGATGACGTGATCTTCGGCTGCGCCAACCAGGCCGGAGAAGATAACCGCAACGTGGCGCGCATGTCGCTGCTTCTGGCAGGCCTGCCGGTCTCAGTAACCGGCACGACCATCAACCGGCTGTGCGGTTCAGGCATGGATGCCGTGATCGCGGCGGCCCGCGCAGTCAAGTCAGGCGAGTCAGAACTGATGATTGCCGGTGGTGTCGAAAGCATGAGCCGAGCGCCTTTCGTCATGCCAAAGGCAGAAACCGCCTTTTCCCGGAACGCTGAAATCTATGACACGACCATCGGCTGGCGTTTCGTCAATCCGCTGATGAAAAAGCAATATGGCGTCGATTCCATGCCGGAAACCGGCGAAAACGTTGCGGAAGATTATAAGATCTCCCGCGAAGACCAGGACGCCTTTGCCGTCAGAAGCCAGAACAAGGCATCGGAAGCGCAGGCCAATGGCCGCTTGGGCCAAGAAATCACCCCGGTGACCATTCCCCAGCGCAAGGGCGACCCGGTGGTTGTCGATAAGGACGAGCACCCCCGCGCCACCACGATTGAAACGCTGGCAAAGCTTGGTACACCTTTCAAAAAGGAAGGTGGCACCGTGACCGCTGGCAATGCGTCCGGCGTCAATGACGGGGCAGCCGCTCTGATCATCGCCTCCGAAGCTGCGGCACGTAAATATGGCCTGACGCCGATTGCCCGTATTCTGGGCGGCGCTACTGCCGGTGTGCCGCCCCGGGTGATGGGTATTGGCCCGGCCCCCGCCAGCCAGAAGCTGCTGGACCGGCTCGGCCTCACTCAACAACAGTTGGATGTTATCGAGTTGAACGAGGCCTTTGCCTCTCAAGGACTGGCAACCCTTCGCCAGCTTGGCATTGCCGATGACGATCCACGGGTCAACCGCAACGGCGGCGCCATTGCCCTCGGCCATCCGCTCGGCATGTCCGGCGCACGCATAACCGGCACGGCGGCGCTGGAATTGTCGCTCAGCGGCGGACGCTATTCGCTGTCTACCATGTGCATTGGCGTGGGCCAGGGCATCGCGGTGGCGCTGGAGCGGGTGTAA
- a CDS encoding ABC transporter substrate-binding protein yields the protein MRFIIFISILLGLAFPAAAGPVLFPALSGDAKAPELLVYSSLDEPMAKQIIAGFQAKNPDIAVRYEDMLTSEIYDRIVRETDAGKTTADFAFSSAMDLQVKLSNDGYAQRSDLPMSASWPAWANWRNTAYALTFEPAVFVYHKPSFANQKPPSTRAEFVDYLKSQGNAVFGRIGTYDIERSGVGFLFMARDQEQFGDIWSVIRSMGTAGVKLYSNSSAILERVADGRFVLGYNILGSYAADWASRHPDVGIVLPKDYTVVMSRIGLVPQAAASPELGRRYLEFFMSKEGQGIMARELHIAAVNPDVGGENTANTMQSLLGAQLRPVPVSPGLMVYLDQVKRMRLIARWNEVLRLQ from the coding sequence ATGCGTTTTATCATCTTCATTTCAATCCTGCTGGGCCTTGCGTTTCCAGCCGCTGCCGGGCCCGTCTTGTTCCCTGCCTTGTCAGGCGATGCAAAAGCCCCCGAGCTGCTTGTCTATTCTTCGCTTGATGAGCCGATGGCAAAGCAGATCATTGCAGGCTTCCAGGCGAAAAATCCCGATATCGCGGTGCGCTACGAGGATATGTTGACCAGCGAAATCTATGACCGGATCGTCCGGGAAACCGATGCGGGCAAGACGACAGCGGATTTTGCATTTTCATCGGCGATGGATCTGCAAGTCAAGCTCAGCAATGACGGCTATGCCCAACGCAGTGACCTGCCGATGAGCGCAAGCTGGCCCGCCTGGGCAAATTGGCGCAATACCGCCTACGCGCTGACATTCGAGCCTGCGGTTTTCGTCTATCACAAGCCGAGTTTCGCCAATCAGAAGCCGCCTTCGACGCGGGCGGAATTCGTGGACTACCTGAAAAGCCAGGGAAATGCCGTTTTCGGCCGGATCGGCACCTACGATATTGAGCGTTCAGGGGTCGGCTTTCTGTTCATGGCCCGTGACCAGGAGCAGTTTGGAGATATCTGGTCGGTGATCCGCAGTATGGGCACGGCGGGCGTCAAGCTCTACTCCAACAGTTCGGCCATTCTGGAGCGGGTCGCCGATGGACGATTCGTGCTGGGCTATAATATTCTGGGCTCCTACGCTGCCGACTGGGCGTCGCGCCATCCAGATGTCGGCATCGTATTGCCCAAGGATTATACCGTGGTGATGTCGCGAATCGGGCTCGTGCCACAGGCGGCCGCATCGCCGGAGCTTGGTCGGCGCTATCTGGAATTCTTCATGTCGAAGGAAGGGCAGGGCATTATGGCGCGCGAGCTGCATATTGCGGCGGTCAATCCGGATGTTGGCGGCGAAAACACCGCCAATACCATGCAATCCCTGCTGGGCGCACAACTGCGGCCCGTCCCCGTCAGTCCCGGCTTGATGGTCTATCTCGATCAGGTCAAGCGCATGCGTCTCATCGCCCGCTGGAACGAGGTTTTACGGCTGCAATAA
- a CDS encoding response regulator, with translation MRILLVEDNKALADGLSAILRGTGYAVDTVSDGASADAAIATENFDLVILDLNLPEMDGIEVLRCVRARHDKVAILILTARGTPEDKVKGLDLGADDYMIKPFDIGEFEARVRMLLRRQAGLRSSMISYGAVSLDLNSRSFSAAGVPLDIPARELGLLEVLFMRAGKVVAKEAIIQSLAAFDDDLSANAIEQYASRLRKRLAPHGLTVRTARGIGYYLEKTMTETA, from the coding sequence GTGCGCATCTTGCTCGTTGAAGACAATAAGGCTCTGGCCGACGGCCTGTCTGCCATTCTGCGCGGCACCGGCTATGCGGTCGATACCGTCAGCGACGGCGCGTCTGCCGACGCCGCGATTGCGACGGAAAACTTCGATCTTGTCATTCTGGATCTCAACCTGCCGGAAATGGACGGCATAGAGGTGCTGCGCTGCGTGCGCGCGCGCCATGACAAGGTGGCAATCCTGATCCTGACGGCGCGCGGCACACCGGAAGACAAGGTCAAAGGCCTGGATCTCGGCGCTGACGACTACATGATCAAGCCTTTCGATATCGGCGAATTCGAAGCGCGTGTGCGCATGTTGTTGCGCCGCCAGGCCGGGCTGCGCTCTTCGATGATCAGCTACGGAGCGGTTTCGCTCGATCTGAATTCGCGCAGCTTTTCGGCAGCAGGCGTGCCCCTCGACATTCCCGCCCGGGAACTCGGACTGCTGGAAGTGCTGTTCATGCGGGCAGGCAAAGTCGTGGCCAAGGAAGCCATCATCCAATCGCTGGCCGCCTTTGACGACGATCTCAGCGCCAATGCCATAGAGCAATATGCCAGCCGATTGCGCAAACGGCTAGCCCCTCACGGTCTTACCGTGCGCACTGCGCGCGGCATCGGTTATTACCTCGAAAAAACCATGACCGAGACGGCATGA